One window from the genome of Cryptomeria japonica chromosome 6, Sugi_1.0, whole genome shotgun sequence encodes:
- the LOC131067966 gene encoding signal recognition particle 19 kDa protein produces MEGERPNIKKWIVFYPIYINSKKTLPEGRRISASKACENPTCIEIADSCTYLKLTCIIEADKAYPRDFMQRGRVRVQLKREDGTVINPSIPSRKELMLRVAELVPRHHGRTKKQEQVPAGTTSNAGSGKPGKGGRKKK; encoded by the exons ATGGAAGGGGAACGACCAAATATAAAAAAATGGATTGTGTTTTATCCTATATATATAAACTCCAAGAAGACATTGCCAGAGGGTCGACGCATTAGTGCAAGTAAAGCCTGCGAGAACCCAACTTGTATTGAAATTGCAGATTCTTGCACCTATCTGAAACTTACTTGTATTATAGAG GCTGACAAGGCATATCCTAGAGATTTTATGCAAAGGGGTAGAGTTAGAGTTCAACTGAAAAGGGAGGATGGAACGGTAATAAATCCATCAATACCTTCAA GGAAGGAATTGATGCTGCGTGTAGCTGAGTTGGTTCCTCGACATCATGGTAGGACAAAGAAGCAAGAGCAGGTGCCTGCAGGGACTACCTCAAATGCAGGATCTGGGAAGCCAGGGAAGGGtggaagaaagaaaaaatag